From the genome of Glycine max cultivar Williams 82 chromosome 2, Glycine_max_v4.0, whole genome shotgun sequence, one region includes:
- the LOC100787357 gene encoding dof zinc finger protein DOF2.4 isoform X2, with amino-acid sequence MVFPSLPIYLDPPNWSQQPNQQAGIGTNNPQIPPPLQPSPPSSVTTGIGGGDYIQGSIRPGSMADRARMAKIHQPDAALKCPRCESTNTKFCYYNNYSLSQPRHFCKTCRRYWTRGGALRSVPVGGGCRRNKRNKGNSARSKSPMKPSASANSSSSGCTPDHVMMTHLPTPITPTQFPFLASLHHYNGDYVSGGIGSHFGAITTPLVARNNGNNTSDVEFQIGTSSASSLGNISGGAMLSNNGLGDQQWRFNNLQQVQHQFPFLSTNFEPQIGVFQFGGGENNNAEPPSYAKGHGGRFNNIRSKMDSINSSVSGIVPQLNTIKLEENQGLSLSKNLLMTSSGNGVLWNNGSSGNAWSEVPSFIPSPNHLL; translated from the exons ATGGTCTTCCCGTCCCTTCCAATCTATCTAGATCCACCCAACTGGTCACAACAG CCTAATCAGCAAGCAGGAATTGGCACTAATAATCCACAGATTCCACCACCTCTGCAGCCGTCACCACCTTCATCGGTGACGACAGGTATCGGAGGTGGTGACTATATTCAAGGCTCTATCAGACCAGGATCAATGGCTGATAGAGCCAGGATGGCCAAGATACACCAACCCGATGCAGCACTCAAATGTCCACGATGTGAATCCACAAACACCAAGTTTTGCTACTACAACAACTACAGCCTCTCACAGCCTCGCCACTTTTGCAAGACTTGTCGTCGTTACTGGACCAGAGGAGGTGCACTCAGGAGCGTGCCAGTTGGAGGTGGCTGCAGAaggaacaaaagaaacaaagggAACAGTGCTAGATCAAAGTCTCCTATGAAACCTTCAGCAAGTGCTAATTCTTCTTCTAGTGGCTGCACCCCTGATCATGTGATGATGACTCATTTGCCAACTCCAATAACACCAACTCAATTCCCATTCTTGGCCTCTTTACATCATTATAATGGCGACTACGTTTCTGGGGGCATTGGATCTCATTTTGGGGCGATCACAACACCTTTGGTGGCTAGAAATAATGGCAACAACACTAGTGATGTTGAGTTTCAAATTGGTACTAGTTCAGCTTCATCACTTGGTAATATTAGTGGAGGGGCTATGTTGTCAAATAATGGCCTTGGTGATCAGCAATGGAGGTTTAACAATCTGCAACAAGTTCAACATCAGTTCCCTTTCTTGAGTACTAATTTTGAGCCACAAATTGGGGTGTTTCAGTTTGGTGGTGGAGAAAATAACAATGCTGAACCGCCAAGTTATGCAAAGGGTCATGGAGGCCGGTTTAATAATATTCGTTCTAAAATGGATTCTATTAATTCTAGTGTAAGTGGAATAGTGCCTCAGCTTAATACAATAAAGCTGGAAGAGAATCAAGGTTTGAGTTTGTCAAAAAATCTCTTGATGACTAGTTCGGGAAATGGTGTACTTTGGAATAATGGAAGTAGTGGCAATGCATGGAGTGAGGTTCCTAGTTTCATTCCTTCACCTAACCACTTGTTGTGA
- the LOC100787357 gene encoding dof zinc finger protein DOF2.4 isoform X1 translates to MVFPSLPIYLDPPNWSQQQPNQQAGIGTNNPQIPPPLQPSPPSSVTTGIGGGDYIQGSIRPGSMADRARMAKIHQPDAALKCPRCESTNTKFCYYNNYSLSQPRHFCKTCRRYWTRGGALRSVPVGGGCRRNKRNKGNSARSKSPMKPSASANSSSSGCTPDHVMMTHLPTPITPTQFPFLASLHHYNGDYVSGGIGSHFGAITTPLVARNNGNNTSDVEFQIGTSSASSLGNISGGAMLSNNGLGDQQWRFNNLQQVQHQFPFLSTNFEPQIGVFQFGGGENNNAEPPSYAKGHGGRFNNIRSKMDSINSSVSGIVPQLNTIKLEENQGLSLSKNLLMTSSGNGVLWNNGSSGNAWSEVPSFIPSPNHLL, encoded by the exons ATGGTCTTCCCGTCCCTTCCAATCTATCTAGATCCACCCAACTGGTCACAACAG caGCCTAATCAGCAAGCAGGAATTGGCACTAATAATCCACAGATTCCACCACCTCTGCAGCCGTCACCACCTTCATCGGTGACGACAGGTATCGGAGGTGGTGACTATATTCAAGGCTCTATCAGACCAGGATCAATGGCTGATAGAGCCAGGATGGCCAAGATACACCAACCCGATGCAGCACTCAAATGTCCACGATGTGAATCCACAAACACCAAGTTTTGCTACTACAACAACTACAGCCTCTCACAGCCTCGCCACTTTTGCAAGACTTGTCGTCGTTACTGGACCAGAGGAGGTGCACTCAGGAGCGTGCCAGTTGGAGGTGGCTGCAGAaggaacaaaagaaacaaagggAACAGTGCTAGATCAAAGTCTCCTATGAAACCTTCAGCAAGTGCTAATTCTTCTTCTAGTGGCTGCACCCCTGATCATGTGATGATGACTCATTTGCCAACTCCAATAACACCAACTCAATTCCCATTCTTGGCCTCTTTACATCATTATAATGGCGACTACGTTTCTGGGGGCATTGGATCTCATTTTGGGGCGATCACAACACCTTTGGTGGCTAGAAATAATGGCAACAACACTAGTGATGTTGAGTTTCAAATTGGTACTAGTTCAGCTTCATCACTTGGTAATATTAGTGGAGGGGCTATGTTGTCAAATAATGGCCTTGGTGATCAGCAATGGAGGTTTAACAATCTGCAACAAGTTCAACATCAGTTCCCTTTCTTGAGTACTAATTTTGAGCCACAAATTGGGGTGTTTCAGTTTGGTGGTGGAGAAAATAACAATGCTGAACCGCCAAGTTATGCAAAGGGTCATGGAGGCCGGTTTAATAATATTCGTTCTAAAATGGATTCTATTAATTCTAGTGTAAGTGGAATAGTGCCTCAGCTTAATACAATAAAGCTGGAAGAGAATCAAGGTTTGAGTTTGTCAAAAAATCTCTTGATGACTAGTTCGGGAAATGGTGTACTTTGGAATAATGGAAGTAGTGGCAATGCATGGAGTGAGGTTCCTAGTTTCATTCCTTCACCTAACCACTTGTTGTGA